The following proteins are encoded in a genomic region of Catellatospora sp. TT07R-123:
- a CDS encoding M23 family metallopeptidase: MLARTVRIGVVAAVAAAAVLVAAAPASAAPVYKLPFPCGETWGGGTRADHSPVNAIDFNRTDDVDDWVIASAPGTVETVADQGATGYGKYIKINHGGGNSTYYAHLNSQWVGVGAVVGYGTVIGTVGSTGDSTGPHLHYEQRLNGTPNQVAFDGVTALYYGSKNYVSSNACGGTTRTGAGWIDTTSSGPQNVYSGAGTTFSVVGSLPDGAAVTIWCQAAGQSVTGKWGTSNVWNRIDTGKFVPDVNTYTGYSGFIPSVPRC; the protein is encoded by the coding sequence ATGCTCGCAAGGACCGTACGCATCGGCGTCGTGGCCGCGGTCGCGGCGGCGGCCGTGCTCGTCGCCGCGGCGCCCGCCTCGGCCGCACCCGTGTACAAGCTGCCCTTCCCGTGCGGCGAGACCTGGGGCGGGGGCACCCGGGCCGACCACAGCCCGGTCAACGCCATCGACTTCAACCGTACCGACGACGTGGACGACTGGGTGATCGCGAGCGCGCCGGGCACCGTGGAGACCGTCGCCGACCAGGGCGCCACCGGGTACGGCAAGTACATCAAGATCAATCACGGCGGCGGCAACTCCACCTACTACGCCCACCTCAACAGCCAGTGGGTGGGTGTCGGTGCCGTGGTCGGCTACGGCACGGTCATCGGCACCGTCGGTTCCACCGGTGACTCCACCGGCCCGCACCTGCACTACGAGCAGCGCCTCAACGGCACCCCGAACCAGGTCGCCTTCGACGGGGTGACCGCCCTGTACTACGGCAGCAAGAACTACGTGAGCAGCAACGCCTGCGGCGGCACCACCCGCACCGGCGCCGGCTGGATCGACACCACCTCCAGCGGCCCGCAGAACGTGTACTCCGGCGCCGGCACCACCTTCAGCGTGGTCGGCTCCCTGCCCGACGGCGCCGCCGTGACGATCTGGTGCCAGGCCGCGGGCCAGAGCGTCACCGGCAAGTGGGGGACGAGCAACGTCTGGAACCGCATCGACACCGGTAAGTTCGTGCCGGACGTCAACACCTACACCGGCTACTCCGGCTTCATCCCCTCGGTCCCGCGCTGCTGA
- a CDS encoding tetratricopeptide repeat protein: MTELSEHLGALMRRAGVGTQTLSKLTGVPRTAIDNWRDGTVRRPRHWEPLLRIARVLSLSRDEVDALLCSAGQRPVAELAAAVGADDPRGAELSWWTDGPAAPRQLRAPTPDFVGRVRELGLLLGALRPTGDGAYGPVVGVRGMAGVGKTELALLAAARVRADGPQVQLMVNLHGMREAPVPAAQALRQVIHALTPRARLGEDLDELQRHYCAVLSGRRVLVLADDATDAAQVRPLLPPPGCALLVTTRHRFLLPGMVTLDLEQLDDDESVRLVRGICDRVGEEQARGMARACGGLPLALRVSGSLLANDHALAVDGYLAGLAEPSRTLQHLRDPDDLGADVPASLRLSYARLEEPVRTLFRQLGVFTADFGADLAAQIAVPPGDQPVEPALRHLLRRNLVGYDPIHDRWRLHDLVGELARSLLAESGEAEPVRWRHAEACVRLVQGLQQRFQAGDGAAALAGFDLERPHLDAARAWALGAVGTPEGDRLVVAEAVAASDHLGFLRYQRRGEIMPWIRRALAAARRLGARPDEAVLLNRLGQVHLDLGEPAQAAAAFGEQLVIMRDCGDRLGQARALNNLGLSCLRRGDPHQAAARHLDQLVLVRELGDTRGEAIARCNLGGVYAQLGDAVRGLAELDAALRAVRVLGDRYGEAAVLHNLALCVAGQDRVADAERLLERALAIRGELGDRHGEALTLAELARLMPTAGRPEQGVAYGQRSLALARQAGTPHAEAGAMRALGQCRVAAGAPQAGLALLETAYARFGAVGDRLAVADCGWLLAEHPAQQPQRRQALREASVRYWREIGHPRAAALDSAPV, from the coding sequence GTGACGGAGCTGAGCGAGCATCTCGGCGCGCTCATGCGACGGGCCGGGGTGGGGACGCAGACGCTGAGCAAGCTGACGGGCGTCCCGCGTACCGCCATCGACAACTGGCGGGACGGCACGGTGCGCCGCCCGCGCCACTGGGAGCCGCTGCTGCGCATCGCGCGGGTGCTGTCGCTGTCGCGCGACGAGGTGGACGCGCTGCTGTGCTCGGCCGGGCAGCGCCCCGTGGCCGAGCTGGCCGCGGCGGTCGGAGCCGACGATCCGCGTGGCGCCGAGCTGTCCTGGTGGACCGACGGACCCGCGGCGCCACGCCAGCTGCGGGCGCCGACCCCGGACTTCGTCGGCCGCGTACGGGAGCTGGGCCTGCTGCTCGGCGCGCTGCGGCCGACCGGGGACGGCGCGTACGGCCCGGTCGTGGGCGTGCGCGGCATGGCCGGGGTGGGCAAGACCGAGCTGGCCCTGCTGGCCGCCGCCCGGGTACGGGCCGACGGGCCGCAGGTGCAGCTCATGGTGAACCTGCACGGCATGCGGGAGGCGCCGGTGCCCGCGGCGCAGGCGCTGCGCCAGGTGATCCACGCGCTCACCCCGCGGGCCCGGCTCGGCGAGGACCTGGACGAGCTGCAGCGGCACTACTGCGCGGTGCTCAGCGGCCGCCGCGTGCTGGTGCTGGCCGACGACGCCACAGATGCGGCCCAGGTGCGCCCGCTGCTGCCGCCGCCCGGCTGCGCCCTGCTGGTCACCACCCGGCACCGGTTCCTGCTGCCCGGCATGGTGACCCTCGACCTGGAGCAGCTCGACGACGACGAGTCGGTGCGGCTGGTGCGCGGGATCTGCGACCGGGTCGGCGAGGAGCAGGCCCGGGGGATGGCCCGGGCGTGCGGCGGCCTGCCGCTGGCACTGCGGGTCAGCGGCAGCCTGCTGGCCAACGACCACGCGCTGGCGGTCGACGGCTACCTGGCCGGGCTGGCCGAGCCCAGCCGTACGCTCCAGCACCTGCGCGATCCCGACGACCTCGGTGCCGACGTGCCCGCGTCGCTGCGGTTGAGCTACGCCCGCCTGGAGGAGCCCGTGCGCACGCTGTTCCGGCAGCTGGGCGTGTTCACCGCGGACTTCGGTGCCGACCTGGCCGCGCAGATCGCGGTGCCGCCGGGGGACCAGCCGGTGGAGCCGGCGCTGCGGCACCTGCTGCGGCGCAACCTGGTCGGCTACGACCCGATCCACGACCGCTGGCGGCTGCACGACCTGGTCGGCGAGCTGGCGCGGTCGCTGCTCGCCGAGTCGGGCGAGGCCGAGCCGGTGCGGTGGCGCCATGCCGAGGCGTGCGTACGGCTGGTGCAGGGCCTCCAGCAGCGGTTCCAGGCCGGTGACGGCGCCGCGGCGCTGGCCGGGTTCGACCTGGAGCGGCCGCATCTGGACGCCGCTCGGGCCTGGGCGCTCGGTGCGGTGGGCACCCCGGAGGGCGACCGGCTGGTCGTCGCCGAGGCCGTGGCCGCGTCCGACCATCTCGGGTTCCTGCGCTACCAGCGGCGCGGCGAGATCATGCCGTGGATCCGGCGGGCGCTGGCCGCGGCCCGGCGGCTCGGTGCCCGCCCGGACGAGGCGGTGCTGCTCAACCGGCTCGGGCAGGTGCATCTGGATCTGGGCGAACCGGCGCAGGCCGCGGCGGCCTTCGGCGAGCAGCTGGTGATCATGCGGGACTGCGGCGATCGGCTGGGCCAGGCCCGCGCGCTGAACAACCTCGGGCTGTCCTGCCTGCGGCGCGGTGACCCGCACCAGGCCGCCGCGCGGCACCTGGACCAGCTCGTGCTGGTGCGGGAGCTGGGCGACACGCGCGGGGAGGCGATCGCGCGCTGCAACCTCGGCGGCGTGTACGCCCAGTTGGGCGACGCGGTGCGCGGGCTGGCGGAACTGGACGCGGCGCTGCGCGCCGTACGGGTGCTGGGCGACCGCTACGGCGAGGCCGCGGTCCTGCACAACCTGGCGCTGTGCGTGGCCGGTCAGGACCGGGTGGCCGACGCCGAGCGGCTGCTGGAGCGGGCGCTGGCGATCCGCGGCGAGCTGGGCGACCGCCACGGTGAGGCGCTGACCCTGGCGGAGCTCGCCCGGCTGATGCCGACCGCCGGCCGTCCCGAGCAGGGCGTCGCCTACGGCCAGCGGTCGCTGGCGCTGGCCCGGCAGGCGGGCACACCGCACGCCGAGGCGGGCGCGATGCGGGCGCTGGGGCAGTGCCGGGTGGCGGCCGGTGCCCCGCAGGCGGGGCTGGCGCTGCTGGAGACGGCGTACGCGCGGTTCGGTGCGGTCGGGGACCGGCTGGCGGTGGCCGACTGCGGCTGGCTGCTGGCCGAGCATCCGGCGCAGCAGCCGCAGCGGCGGCAGGCGCTGCGGGAGGCGTCGGTGCGCTACTGGCGCGAGATCGGCCATCCGCGGGCCGCCGCGCTCGACAGCGCGCCGGTCTGA
- a CDS encoding VOC family protein, with product MSGTQADQADIRPPAVGMRLEVVVLPVADVDRALAFYRGLGWRVDADYEAGPKFRIVQLTPPGSACSVHFGRGLTSAPPGSARGTYLVVDDLSKAREDLLGRGVEVSGVYHNTYDSGEPERVDGPSPDGRSYASFATFDDPDGNTWLLQEVTQRAPGR from the coding sequence ATGAGCGGCACACAGGCGGACCAGGCGGACATCAGGCCACCGGCGGTGGGCATGAGGCTGGAGGTCGTCGTCCTGCCGGTCGCCGACGTCGACCGGGCGCTCGCCTTCTACCGGGGGCTGGGGTGGCGGGTGGACGCCGACTACGAGGCCGGCCCCAAGTTCCGGATCGTGCAGCTGACGCCGCCCGGCTCGGCCTGCTCGGTCCACTTCGGGCGGGGGCTCACCTCGGCCCCGCCCGGCTCGGCCCGGGGCACCTACCTCGTGGTCGACGACCTCTCGAAGGCACGCGAGGACCTGCTCGGCCGGGGCGTCGAGGTGAGCGGCGTCTACCACAACACGTACGACAGCGGTGAGCCCGAGCGGGTCGACGGCCCCAGCCCCGACGGGCGCAGCTACGCCAGCTTCGCCACGTTCGACGACCCCGACGGCAACACCTGGCTGCTACAGGAGGTGACGCAGCGGGCGCCCGGCCGCTGA
- a CDS encoding sodium:proton antiporter, with protein MELLIIAVAAVVAVVVVNALARRTGVAAPLLLVAVGVAVSFLPFVPAVEVEPEVILAGVLPPLLYSAAVSLPAMDFRRDFTAISGLSVVLVVITSLLLGLLFAALVPGLGFAGGVAVGAIVSPTDAVATAIAKRLGAPPRVITVLEGEGLLNDASALVLLRSAVAATAAVVSVGSVIGDFLWAVTAAVVCGAVVGWLGLKARRRVGGATLSTALSFVVPFTAYLPAEHLHASGLVAVVTAGLVTGVGSARYLSPQDRLSERSNWHTVEVLLEGGVFLLMGLELFGLVENVQAEGDSALTAAGLGALAAAAVLAVRAAYLAPLLWSLARRARRAVGQREAAQVYYDAVGRHVALAQADGDDTVMIEGRSGGPRAVPAARAERIGHAVMRRIADIDYLTSRPLRQQEGILLVWAGMRGVVTLAAAQSLPVDFPHRSFVVLVAFTVAAGTLLVQGGTLPWLVRRLGLSEAPSAVAEDVAALRRTGQDAARELLDDAGLAQPDGSGYDPQVLARVRTDMVRDDAVQDLDELETARRIRQYRELRLRVIDRQRSALLAARATGRHDSRELEKVLDILDAEQIMVEMRTASVAEDR; from the coding sequence ATGGAACTACTGATCATCGCGGTGGCAGCGGTCGTGGCCGTCGTCGTCGTCAACGCACTGGCCCGCCGGACCGGTGTGGCCGCGCCGCTGCTGCTGGTCGCGGTCGGCGTCGCCGTCAGCTTCCTGCCGTTCGTGCCGGCCGTCGAGGTCGAGCCCGAGGTGATCCTCGCCGGGGTGCTCCCGCCGCTGCTGTACTCGGCCGCGGTGTCGCTGCCCGCGATGGACTTCCGGCGGGACTTCACCGCGATCAGCGGCCTGTCGGTGGTCCTCGTCGTCATCACCTCGCTGCTGCTCGGGCTGCTGTTCGCCGCGCTGGTGCCGGGCCTGGGGTTCGCGGGCGGCGTCGCGGTCGGCGCCATCGTCAGCCCGACCGACGCCGTGGCCACCGCCATCGCCAAACGGCTCGGCGCACCGCCGCGGGTGATCACCGTGCTCGAAGGCGAGGGCCTGCTCAACGACGCCTCCGCGCTGGTGCTGCTGCGCTCGGCCGTCGCCGCGACGGCCGCGGTCGTGAGCGTGGGCAGCGTGATCGGCGACTTCCTGTGGGCGGTGACCGCCGCGGTGGTATGCGGTGCCGTCGTGGGCTGGCTCGGGCTCAAGGCCCGCCGCCGCGTCGGCGGGGCGACCCTGTCGACCGCGCTGTCGTTCGTCGTCCCGTTCACGGCGTACCTGCCCGCCGAGCACCTGCACGCCTCGGGCCTGGTCGCCGTCGTCACGGCCGGCCTGGTCACGGGGGTCGGCTCGGCACGCTACCTGAGCCCGCAGGACCGGCTCTCCGAGCGGTCCAACTGGCACACCGTGGAGGTCCTGCTCGAAGGCGGCGTCTTCCTGCTCATGGGTCTCGAACTGTTCGGCCTCGTCGAGAACGTGCAGGCCGAGGGCGACAGCGCCCTGACCGCGGCCGGGCTCGGGGCGCTGGCCGCCGCCGCGGTGCTGGCCGTGCGGGCGGCGTACCTGGCGCCGCTGCTGTGGTCGCTGGCGCGGCGGGCCCGTCGGGCCGTCGGCCAGCGCGAGGCCGCGCAGGTGTACTACGACGCGGTCGGCCGGCACGTGGCCCTGGCCCAGGCCGACGGCGACGACACGGTGATGATCGAAGGCAGGTCGGGCGGGCCCCGGGCCGTGCCGGCGGCGCGGGCCGAGCGCATCGGCCACGCCGTCATGCGGCGCATCGCCGACATCGACTACCTCACCAGCAGGCCGCTGCGGCAGCAGGAGGGCATCCTGCTGGTCTGGGCGGGCATGCGCGGCGTCGTCACCCTGGCCGCCGCCCAGTCACTGCCCGTCGACTTCCCGCACCGCTCGTTCGTGGTGCTCGTCGCGTTCACCGTCGCGGCCGGGACCCTGCTGGTGCAGGGCGGCACCCTGCCGTGGCTGGTCCGGCGCCTGGGCCTGAGCGAGGCGCCCTCGGCCGTCGCCGAGGACGTGGCCGCGCTGCGGCGCACCGGTCAGGACGCGGCGCGCGAGCTGCTCGACGACGCCGGCCTGGCCCAGCCCGACGGCAGCGGGTACGACCCGCAGGTCCTGGCCCGGGTCCGGACCGACATGGTCCGCGACGACGCCGTCCAGGACCTCGACGAGCTGGAGACGGCCCGGCGGATCCGGCAGTACCGCGAGCTGAGGCTGCGGGTCATCGACCGGCAGCGGTCGGCGCTGCTGGCGGCGCGGGCGACCGGCCGCCACGACTCGCGGGAGCTGGAGAAGGTGCTCGACATCCTGGACGCGGAGCAGATCATGGTGGAGATGCGGACGGCGTCGGTCGCCGAGGACCGCTGA
- a CDS encoding GNAT family N-acetyltransferase, whose protein sequence is MADPTPPTIRPGRLDDVADVLALMDRATAWLVSIGRADQWGSEPHSTNPKRIAQIEGFARGGGLWIAEIGGSTVGALSVGQALPYAPPVDEPELYVQLLISDRSPAARGAGAVLLAHARELAVRQGVGLLRLDCFAGGEGALVRYYEAQGFTPGQAFTVAQPFGEWPGQVLSLRL, encoded by the coding sequence ATGGCTGACCCGACCCCGCCGACGATCCGCCCTGGCCGCCTGGACGACGTCGCCGACGTGCTCGCCCTGATGGACCGGGCGACCGCGTGGCTGGTGTCGATCGGCCGTGCCGACCAGTGGGGCTCGGAGCCCCACTCGACCAACCCCAAGCGGATCGCGCAGATCGAGGGGTTCGCCCGGGGCGGCGGCCTCTGGATCGCCGAGATCGGCGGCAGCACCGTCGGCGCGCTCTCGGTCGGCCAGGCCCTGCCGTACGCGCCGCCCGTCGACGAGCCCGAGCTCTACGTCCAGCTGCTGATCTCCGACCGGTCTCCGGCCGCGCGCGGTGCCGGCGCCGTGCTGCTGGCACACGCCCGCGAACTGGCCGTACGGCAGGGCGTCGGGCTGCTGCGGCTGGACTGCTTCGCCGGTGGCGAGGGCGCGCTGGTGCGCTACTACGAGGCACAGGGGTTCACCCCGGGGCAGGCGTTCACCGTCGCGCAGCCCTTCGGCGAGTGGCCCGGCCAGGTCCTCAGCCTCCGGCTGTGA
- a CDS encoding VOC family protein: MTSRLFAVTFDANRPHQLARFWSGLLGWQAADDPYGGVALLPGDDTGFRLRFVASEQPKTLQNRMHFDLTSQSLEQQQQTVARALELGGRHIDIGQSPDDPHVVLADPEGDEFCVIEPGNKFLAECGFVGALACDGSQAVGYFWSRALDWPLVWDQGEETAIRSPHGGPKITWGGPPLMPVDGRQRVHFDLAVAGSGRQAEIERLLSLGATLLGSGRCESGQVALADPDGNEFCLLAPAE, from the coding sequence ATGACCTCACGACTGTTCGCGGTGACCTTCGACGCGAACCGGCCGCACCAGCTGGCCCGCTTCTGGTCCGGGCTGCTCGGCTGGCAGGCCGCGGACGATCCGTACGGCGGGGTGGCGCTCCTGCCCGGCGACGACACCGGGTTCCGGCTCCGCTTCGTCGCGAGCGAGCAGCCCAAGACCCTCCAGAACCGGATGCACTTCGACCTGACCAGCCAATCCCTGGAACAGCAGCAGCAGACGGTGGCCCGGGCACTGGAGCTCGGCGGGCGGCACATCGACATCGGCCAGTCGCCCGACGATCCCCACGTCGTGCTCGCCGACCCCGAGGGCGACGAGTTCTGCGTCATCGAGCCGGGCAACAAGTTCCTGGCCGAGTGCGGCTTCGTCGGCGCGCTGGCCTGCGACGGATCACAGGCGGTCGGGTACTTCTGGAGCCGGGCCCTGGACTGGCCGCTGGTCTGGGACCAGGGTGAGGAGACCGCGATCCGCTCGCCGCACGGCGGCCCGAAGATCACCTGGGGCGGCCCGCCCCTGATGCCCGTGGACGGCAGGCAGCGCGTGCACTTCGACCTGGCCGTCGCCGGGTCGGGGCGGCAGGCCGAGATCGAGCGCCTGCTGTCGCTCGGCGCGACCCTGCTCGGCTCCGGCCGCTGCGAGTCCGGCCAGGTGGCGCTGGCCGACCCCGACGGCAACGAGTTCTGCCTGCTGGCACCGGCTGAGTAG
- a CDS encoding sigma-70 family RNA polymerase sigma factor: protein MTDAEEFDAFYADTSWRVLGQLWTMTGSRAEAEDAVAEAYARAWQRWRQVRECDSPEAWVRRTASRIAISAWRKAVNRVRAHHRATPDQDLVGLGPDHVALVHALRQIPAAQRRAIVLHHLVGLSVAEVAAEVGSPQGTVKARLLRGRQALAGWLSDLPPAQTPNQDTTGKETRHG from the coding sequence ATGACCGACGCCGAGGAGTTCGACGCCTTCTACGCCGACACGTCGTGGCGGGTGCTCGGCCAGCTGTGGACCATGACCGGCAGCCGCGCCGAAGCCGAGGACGCGGTCGCCGAGGCGTACGCCCGGGCCTGGCAGCGCTGGCGGCAGGTGCGCGAGTGCGACAGCCCCGAGGCGTGGGTCCGCCGTACGGCGTCCCGGATCGCGATCAGCGCGTGGCGCAAGGCCGTCAACCGCGTCCGCGCCCACCACCGCGCCACCCCGGACCAGGACCTGGTGGGCCTCGGGCCCGACCACGTCGCCCTGGTCCACGCGCTGCGCCAGATCCCCGCCGCGCAGCGCCGGGCCATCGTGCTGCACCACCTGGTCGGGCTGAGCGTGGCCGAGGTGGCCGCCGAGGTCGGCTCGCCGCAGGGCACGGTCAAGGCCCGGCTGCTGCGCGGGCGCCAGGCACTGGCCGGCTGGCTCAGCGACCTGCCGCCCGCCCAGACCCCGAACCAGGACACGACAGGCAAGGAGACCAGGCATGGCTGA